The Dictyoglomus sp. NZ13-RE01 genome has a segment encoding these proteins:
- a CDS encoding pyruvate synthase yields MKLPGWKELVETGPIIKEAGNATEYKTGDWRTFRPEIDYSKCTTCMFCWLFCPDSAVKFDGNKVYIDYDYCKGCGVCAAECPVKAITMKEEQK; encoded by the coding sequence ATGAAATTACCAGGATGGAAAGAATTAGTTGAGACTGGACCTATTATTAAAGAGGCTGGAAATGCCACTGAGTATAAAACAGGTGATTGGAGAACCTTTAGACCTGAAATAGATTACAGTAAATGTACCACCTGTATGTTTTGTTGGCTTTTCTGCCCAGACTCTGCAGTAAAGTTTGATGGGAATAAAGTATACATAGACTATGATTACTGTAAAGGTTGTGGAGTATGTGCAGCTGAATGTCCTGTTAAAGCTATTACTATGAAAGAAGAACAAAAATAA
- a CDS encoding pyruvate synthase: MKEMLEIRWHARAGQGAKTASYLLAETALDAGKFIQAFPEYGPERTGAPMKAFTRISDKPIRIHSQVYNPDVVVVLDKSLIGKVNILEGLPSDGIILVNTTQSPKEVREQLGISDRKIYTVDATGIALATIGRPIPNTPMLGALIRVVPIISLDDVLSQLKKKFEGKFKPEVIEGNLQAIKRAYEEVKGE; encoded by the coding sequence ATGAAGGAAATGTTAGAGATTAGATGGCATGCCAGAGCAGGACAAGGGGCAAAAACAGCCTCTTATCTTTTGGCAGAAACTGCCTTAGATGCAGGTAAATTTATTCAAGCTTTCCCAGAATACGGTCCTGAAAGAACAGGAGCTCCAATGAAGGCTTTCACAAGAATTAGTGATAAGCCAATAAGAATTCATAGTCAGGTTTATAATCCTGATGTGGTAGTAGTTTTGGATAAGTCTCTAATAGGAAAGGTTAACATTTTAGAGGGACTTCCTTCGGATGGAATAATTTTAGTAAACACCACTCAATCACCAAAGGAAGTAAGGGAGCAACTTGGAATCTCTGATAGGAAGATATATACGGTGGATGCTACAGGGATTGCTCTTGCTACTATAGGTAGACCAATTCCTAATACTCCAATGCTTGGAGCATTAATAAGGGTGGTTCCTATAATTTCTTTGGATGATGTTTTATCTCAATTAAAGAAAAAATTTGAAGGTAAATTTAAGCCTGAGGTTATAGAAGGAAACCTACAGGCAATAAAAAGAGCTTACGAGGAGGTAAAGGGAGAATGA